One stretch of Thalassovita sp. DNA includes these proteins:
- a CDS encoding IclR family transcriptional regulator, which produces MRKRMADTATAEGEDLSNDRQFVTALQRGLDILRAFRPADLDGLSNREIAERTGLPNSTISRLTYTLLKLGYLTYADGTGRYKVGLPALSLGYACLGGMKIREAALPHMQELADTCGDGVLVAMGGRDEHAMTYLAVARSSRAMISLQLNVGSRISLARSAMGRAYIAGCAAEERARIMAMIEDRTDPANWPQLRDGIDEAVEQVATRGFYANLGEWQYDVNAIAVPYRSPHGDTPMLAFNLGGPSYMLPGERLLEEFGPRLVEMKAKIARTGV; this is translated from the coding sequence ATGCGCAAACGAATGGCTGACACGGCAACAGCCGAGGGCGAAGACCTCAGCAATGATCGCCAGTTCGTCACCGCGCTGCAGCGCGGGCTGGATATCCTGCGTGCCTTTCGTCCGGCTGATCTGGACGGTCTGTCCAACCGCGAAATTGCCGAACGGACCGGCCTGCCAAATTCCACCATCTCGCGGCTGACCTATACGTTGCTGAAGCTGGGCTATCTGACCTATGCCGACGGCACCGGCCGCTACAAGGTGGGGCTGCCGGCGCTGAGCCTCGGCTATGCCTGTCTGGGCGGTATGAAAATTCGCGAAGCCGCATTGCCCCATATGCAGGAACTGGCGGACACCTGCGGCGATGGGGTGCTGGTAGCAATGGGCGGGCGCGATGAGCACGCGATGACCTATCTGGCGGTGGCACGTTCGTCCCGGGCGATGATTTCGCTGCAGCTGAATGTCGGCTCACGCATTTCGCTGGCGCGTTCTGCGATGGGCCGGGCCTATATCGCGGGCTGCGCCGCCGAAGAACGGGCCCGGATCATGGCGATGATCGAAGATCGCACCGACCCGGCCAATTGGCCGCAATTGCGTGATGGCATTGACGAAGCGGTGGAGCAGGTCGCGACCCGGGGCTTTTATGCCAACCTTGGCGAATGGCAGTATGATGTGAACGCCATCGCCGTGCCCTATCGGTCCCCGCATGGCGATACGCCCATGCTGGCCTTTAACCTTGGCGGGCCATCCTACATGCTGCCCGGTGAACGCTTGTTGGAGGAGTTTGGCCCACGTCTGGTGGAGATGAAGGCCAAGATTGCCCGCACCGGCGTTTAG
- a CDS encoding class 1 fructose-bisphosphatase, whose protein sequence is MTRQANVISPDLIPAALYPTINALCATSIEVAAIIARAGLGQSLAAQVGENSDGDGQKALDVLADDMFEAALRGGDVRWYASEEQEDALLTSESGKYALAIDPLDGSSNIDVNVSIGTIFSIFEAQDGAEESFLRKASEQICGGYILYGPATCLVVTFGEGTQQYVLDPTKGEFVLVEKAMSVPETSKEFAINASNYRHWTTPVRNYIDNCLAGKDGPRGMDFNMRWVGSLVAETHRILTRGGIFLYPGDARPGYENGRLRMVYECAPIAFIIEQAKGHATDGETPILDRQAETLHGRIPLVFGSAHKVQRVADHHDLSE, encoded by the coding sequence ATGACCCGCCAGGCCAACGTCATTTCGCCCGACCTTATTCCAGCCGCGCTTTACCCCACGATCAACGCGCTCTGCGCCACCTCGATTGAGGTCGCTGCCATCATTGCCCGCGCTGGTCTGGGCCAGTCGCTGGCGGCACAGGTTGGTGAAAACAGCGATGGCGACGGCCAGAAGGCGCTGGATGTACTGGCCGACGATATGTTTGAGGCGGCGCTGCGCGGTGGTGACGTGCGCTGGTATGCGTCTGAGGAACAGGAAGATGCGCTGCTGACCTCAGAAAGCGGCAAGTACGCGCTGGCCATCGATCCGCTGGACGGCTCCTCCAACATCGACGTGAATGTGTCGATTGGCACCATCTTTTCGATCTTTGAGGCCCAGGACGGCGCCGAGGAAAGCTTCCTGCGCAAAGCCTCGGAACAGATCTGCGGCGGTTATATCCTCTACGGTCCGGCAACCTGTCTGGTGGTGACCTTTGGCGAGGGCACCCAGCAATATGTGTTGGACCCGACCAAGGGTGAGTTTGTGCTGGTCGAAAAAGCGATGAGCGTGCCGGAAACGTCAAAAGAGTTTGCCATCAACGCCTCCAACTACCGCCACTGGACCACCCCGGTGCGCAACTACATCGACAATTGTCTGGCAGGCAAAGACGGCCCGCGCGGCATGGATTTCAACATGCGCTGGGTCGGCTCACTGGTGGCGGAAACCCACCGGATCCTGACCCGTGGCGGCATCTTCCTTTACCCCGGTGACGCCCGGCCCGGTTATGAAAATGGGCGTCTCCGCATGGTCTATGAATGTGCGCCCATTGCCTTCATCATCGAACAGGCCAAAGGCCATGCCACCGACGGTGAAACCCCGATCCTGGACCGTCAGGCCGAGACCCTGCACGGCCGTATCCCGCTGGTCTTTGGCTCGGCCCATAAGGTACAGCGCGTGGCCGATCACCACGATCTCAGCGAATAA
- the rpe gene encoding ribulose-phosphate 3-epimerase has translation MSFDRSLKIAPSILSADFANFGQEIEAVEAQGADWIHVDVMDGHFVPNLTFGPPLCKAIRKHINTVMDVHLMIAPVDPYIDAFADAGADILTAHLESGPHIHRTLQAIRGAGCKAGLALNPATGLDDVEYLLDMVDLVCIMTVNPGFGGQKFIHSQVEKVRKLRAMIGDRPIHIEIDGGVTPETAPLVAEAGADVLVAGSAVFKGGSVSNPAPYGDNIRAIKAAVQG, from the coding sequence ATGAGTTTTGACCGTTCCCTGAAAATCGCCCCATCGATCCTGTCGGCCGATTTCGCCAACTTTGGTCAGGAAATCGAAGCCGTCGAGGCGCAGGGCGCCGACTGGATCCACGTGGATGTGATGGACGGGCATTTTGTGCCCAACCTGACTTTTGGCCCGCCGCTGTGCAAAGCGATCCGTAAGCACATCAACACCGTGATGGACGTGCATCTAATGATTGCGCCGGTGGATCCCTATATCGACGCCTTTGCCGATGCAGGCGCCGACATCCTGACCGCCCATCTGGAAAGCGGCCCCCACATTCACCGCACCCTGCAGGCGATCCGCGGCGCGGGTTGCAAGGCCGGTCTGGCGCTGAACCCGGCCACCGGTCTGGATGATGTGGAATACCTGCTGGATATGGTGGATCTGGTCTGCATCATGACCGTGAACCCCGGCTTTGGCGGCCAGAAGTTCATTCACAGCCAGGTTGAGAAGGTGCGCAAGCTGCGGGCTATGATTGGCGACCGTCCGATCCATATTGAGATCGACGGCGGCGTGACCCCGGAAACCGCCCCGCTGGTGGCCGAAGCAGGCGCCGATGTGCTGGTGGCGGGTTCCGCCGTGTTCAAAGGGGGCTCGGTCTCAAACCCGGCGCCTTACGGCGACAACATCCGCGCCATCAAAGCCGCTGTTCAGGGCTGA
- a CDS encoding GFA family protein, whose product MIAGSCCCGAVKFELSEAPKMMGTCHCTRCRKLGASAIVFVQKEHLSWVQGKENVGLYQPEAPYKYPRCFCKTCGSSLGEILSKEDSFPIAANALDTDLPLSNQFHEFVSEKPSWLIIGDAAKQYEGHPG is encoded by the coding sequence ATGATTGCCGGAAGTTGTTGTTGTGGCGCGGTTAAATTTGAATTGAGCGAAGCGCCGAAGATGATGGGCACCTGCCATTGCACACGCTGCCGCAAGCTGGGTGCCAGCGCCATCGTGTTTGTGCAGAAAGAGCATCTGAGCTGGGTGCAGGGCAAGGAAAACGTCGGCCTCTACCAACCAGAAGCGCCTTACAAATACCCCCGCTGTTTTTGCAAAACATGCGGCAGTTCGCTGGGCGAGATTCTGTCAAAAGAGGATAGCTTCCCCATCGCGGCAAACGCGCTGGACACGGATCTGCCGCTCAGCAATCAGTTCCACGAATTTGTCTCGGAAAAACCGTCTTGGCTGATCATCGGGGATGCGGCCAAACAGTATGAGGGCCACCCCGGGTGA
- a CDS encoding VOC family protein has translation MLSGVCIGTNDLEAAGQFYDALLATIGMSRALTVPRELGYAGADDKITLFVLLPYDRDPATHGNGTQVMFYAANKAEVDAFHAKALALGGSDEGAPGPRDYHPEYYGAYVRDLDGNKLNISVDPSTRKNP, from the coding sequence ATGCTGTCAGGCGTATGTATCGGAACCAATGATCTGGAAGCTGCAGGTCAGTTTTATGATGCGCTGCTGGCCACGATCGGCATGTCACGCGCCCTGACCGTCCCGCGCGAATTGGGCTACGCCGGCGCAGATGACAAAATCACCCTGTTTGTGCTGCTGCCCTATGACCGCGATCCTGCCACACATGGCAACGGCACGCAGGTGATGTTCTACGCCGCCAACAAGGCCGAGGTAGATGCCTTTCACGCCAAAGCGCTGGCGCTTGGGGGCAGTGACGAAGGGGCGCCGGGCCCGCGCGATTATCATCCTGAGTATTACGGGGCCTATGTGCGCGATCTGGACGGCAACAAGCTGAACATCTCCGTCGATCCCAGCACCCGGAAAAATCCCTGA
- a CDS encoding class I SAM-dependent methyltransferase: protein MSIKSPASVRHGDQSFTGSIPDIYDDYMVPLKFQVCAVDMARRVAALAPYRVLETAAGSGVVTRALAPQLPAGARYTATDLNPSMLERAKSQQPHADQLSWHTADMMELPFEDRSFEVVCCQFGVMFLPDKLQGYREALRVLAPGGHYVFSVWDHIDHNDFARSVTAAAARVFPDDPPDFMPRIPHGYHDVAAISATLREAGFKKVEAAMLIAEGRADSAATVAKAFCQGKPLRNTIEDRGADLDHVTARIAQDLERQLGKGPVRGKLQARVFTASA from the coding sequence ATGTCTATCAAAAGCCCGGCATCTGTGAGGCACGGTGATCAGAGTTTCACCGGCTCGATCCCTGATATCTATGACGACTATATGGTGCCGCTGAAGTTTCAGGTCTGCGCGGTGGATATGGCCCGGCGTGTGGCCGCCCTTGCCCCCTATCGGGTGTTGGAAACTGCAGCGGGCAGCGGTGTGGTGACCCGCGCGCTGGCGCCGCAGCTTCCGGCGGGGGCACGTTACACGGCCACGGATCTGAACCCATCAATGCTGGAACGGGCAAAATCACAACAGCCCCATGCCGATCAGCTGAGCTGGCACACAGCGGATATGATGGAACTGCCCTTTGAGGATCGCAGTTTCGAGGTTGTCTGCTGTCAGTTTGGCGTCATGTTTCTGCCGGACAAGTTGCAGGGCTACCGCGAAGCGCTGCGGGTCCTGGCGCCGGGCGGGCACTATGTGTTCAGCGTCTGGGATCACATTGACCACAATGATTTCGCCCGCAGCGTCACGGCCGCGGCGGCACGGGTGTTTCCCGATGATCCGCCAGACTTCATGCCCCGGATCCCACATGGCTACCACGATGTAGCGGCGATCAGCGCCACCCTGCGTGAGGCCGGGTTCAAAAAGGTCGAAGCTGCCATGCTGATTGCCGAAGGCCGCGCTGATAGCGCCGCAACAGTGGCCAAAGCGTTCTGTCAGGGCAAGCCACTGCGCAATACCATCGAAGACCGCGGTGCGGATCTGGATCACGTCACCGCGCGTATCGCGCAGGATCTGGAACGTCAGTTGGGCAAGGGGCCGGTGCGTGGCAAATTGCAGGCGCGGGTTTTCACGGCTTCAGCGTAG
- a CDS encoding PAS and helix-turn-helix domain-containing protein: MKDLEQLAFDQAPMGLALTENRVIRSCNQSFAEMFGYEKEQLIGQSFRLLYGTDQEFHQVRDIGLAPLRQSHPYTDERIMRCADGSRIWVRFRARTLTPEDPLAQIVLSFAPIDQKPTGPSLTPREREVLMWLSRGRTSKEIAQVLELSPRTIEDVRARLLKKFEVKNVAVLLARLSGFNGERDPGEPNP; this comes from the coding sequence ATGAAAGACCTAGAACAACTTGCCTTTGACCAAGCGCCGATGGGGCTGGCGCTGACCGAAAACCGCGTGATCCGCAGCTGCAACCAAAGCTTTGCTGAAATGTTCGGCTATGAGAAAGAGCAGCTGATCGGCCAGAGCTTCCGTTTGCTTTACGGAACCGATCAGGAGTTCCATCAGGTGCGTGACATCGGTCTGGCGCCGCTGCGCCAGTCGCACCCTTACACCGATGAACGGATCATGCGCTGCGCCGATGGCAGCCGCATTTGGGTGCGCTTCCGCGCCCGCACGCTGACCCCTGAGGATCCGCTGGCGCAGATCGTGCTCAGCTTTGCACCGATTGATCAGAAGCCCACCGGCCCCAGCCTGACCCCCCGCGAACGCGAGGTGCTGATGTGGCTCAGCCGTGGCCGCACCAGCAAAGAAATTGCGCAGGTGCTGGAACTGTCGCCGCGCACCATCGAAGACGTCCGCGCCCGCCTTCTGAAGAAGTTTGAGGTCAAAAACGTCGCCGTGCTGCTGGCCCGCCTGTCGGGGTTCAACGGTGAACGGGACCCGGGGGAGCCAAACCCCTAA
- a CDS encoding acetylornithine deacetylase/succinyl-diaminopimelate desuccinylase family protein: MAEHLAQRLYAELEDRRDDLIALTQDLIRIPTLNPPGEFYREICEYLSTRLAAKGFEIEMVRAHGAPGDSEKYPRWNVIARREGKFPGECVHFNSHIDVVDVGLGWTTDPFGGELKDGKIYGRGACDMKGGLAASIVAAEAFLAICPDFHGAIEISGTADEESGGFGGVAYLAEKGFFAPERVQHVIIPEPLNKDRICLGHRGVWWAEIETFGEIAHGSMPFLGDCAVRHMGAVVNEMEESLFPALAQKRTDMPVVPEGAKQSTLNINSMHGGQAEQDPDFTGLPSPCVPDSCRMIIDRRFLIEEDINEVQEEVMQVLRTVEESRDNFRYDVKELHRVLPTMTEKSAPVVQTVAKAIAETMGKEAEYVVSPGTYDQKHIDRIGKLHNCIAYGPGILDLAHKPDEYVGVEDMIDSAKVMGRSLIDLLAKPEAAA; encoded by the coding sequence ATGGCTGAGCATCTGGCGCAGCGTCTTTATGCAGAACTGGAAGACCGGCGCGATGATTTGATCGCGCTGACCCAAGACCTGATCCGCATTCCAACGCTGAACCCTCCCGGTGAGTTTTATCGAGAGATATGCGAATATTTGTCAACACGACTGGCCGCAAAAGGTTTCGAAATTGAAATGGTGCGCGCTCATGGCGCACCCGGTGACAGCGAAAAATACCCACGTTGGAATGTCATTGCCCGCCGTGAGGGGAAGTTTCCGGGCGAATGTGTGCATTTCAACAGCCATATCGACGTCGTCGACGTCGGGCTGGGCTGGACGACGGATCCTTTTGGCGGTGAGCTTAAGGATGGCAAGATCTACGGCCGGGGCGCCTGTGACATGAAGGGGGGGCTGGCGGCCTCCATCGTGGCGGCCGAGGCGTTTCTGGCGATCTGCCCTGACTTTCACGGCGCGATTGAGATCAGCGGCACCGCGGATGAGGAATCCGGCGGCTTTGGCGGCGTGGCCTATCTGGCCGAAAAGGGCTTCTTTGCGCCGGAACGGGTGCAGCATGTGATCATCCCTGAACCGCTGAACAAAGACCGGATTTGCCTTGGCCACCGCGGCGTCTGGTGGGCCGAGATTGAGACATTTGGCGAAATCGCCCATGGCTCCATGCCCTTCCTTGGCGATTGCGCGGTGCGCCATATGGGCGCAGTGGTCAATGAAATGGAGGAAAGCCTGTTCCCCGCATTGGCACAAAAACGCACCGACATGCCGGTGGTGCCGGAAGGCGCCAAACAGTCCACGCTCAACATCAATTCAATGCACGGCGGTCAGGCGGAGCAGGACCCAGATTTCACCGGTCTGCCAAGCCCTTGCGTGCCGGACAGCTGCCGCATGATCATCGATCGCCGCTTCCTCATCGAAGAGGATATCAACGAGGTCCAAGAGGAAGTTATGCAGGTTCTGCGCACCGTCGAAGAGAGCCGCGACAACTTCCGCTATGATGTTAAAGAACTGCACCGGGTCCTGCCCACCATGACCGAGAAAAGCGCACCGGTTGTGCAAACCGTGGCAAAAGCAATTGCAGAGACCATGGGAAAAGAGGCAGAATATGTCGTGTCGCCGGGCACTTACGATCAAAAGCACATTGATCGCATCGGAAAACTGCACAATTGCATCGCCTATGGGCCAGGCATTTTGGATCTGGCGCATAAGCCGGACGAATACGTCGGAGTCGAAGATATGATCGACTCTGCCAAGGTAATGGGCCGTTCATTGATTGACCTGCTGGCAAAACCAGAGGCGGCGGCCTGA
- a CDS encoding ABC transporter substrate-binding protein, whose product MTTKTFKLGLLSAAALAASTGLAMAKSDIVVAMQLEPPHLDPTSAAAGAIESVLYSNVFEGLTRFGSDGSVNPGLAKSWEISDDGKTYTFMLNEGVTFHDGSAMDAEDVKFSLDRARAEDSANAQKALFEGIENVEVVDPLTVKVTLAAPNGSFLFNMAWGDAVIVAPESIENIKTNPVGTGAFKFANWVQGDKIDLEKNGAYWGTPAKLDKVSFKFISDPTAAFAAVMAEDVNAFVGFPAPENLPQFEADPRFQVLVGSTEGETILSTNNKMPPFYNVKVRKALAHAIDRQAIIDGAMFGYGTPIGTHFAPHNPDYVDLTGNSAYDPAMAKELLAEAGYADGFKTTLKLPPPSYARRGGEIIAAQLRAVGIEAEISNLEWAQWLEQVFRGKDYGLTIVSHTEPFDIGIYARPDYYFQYDNPSFQQLIADLGVEADPAKRSALLATAQETISGDYVNGYLFQLAFPTVANAKVKGLWKDAPTQATDLTGVYWE is encoded by the coding sequence ATGACGACCAAGACTTTCAAACTTGGCCTCCTCAGCGCAGCGGCGCTGGCGGCCAGCACCGGGCTGGCCATGGCCAAGTCCGACATCGTTGTGGCCATGCAGCTGGAGCCGCCACATCTGGACCCGACATCGGCCGCCGCAGGCGCCATCGAATCGGTGCTTTATTCCAACGTGTTTGAAGGTCTGACCCGTTTCGGTTCGGACGGTTCCGTAAACCCCGGTCTGGCCAAAAGCTGGGAAATCTCGGACGACGGCAAAACCTACACCTTCATGCTGAACGAAGGCGTGACCTTCCATGACGGTTCGGCGATGGACGCCGAAGACGTCAAGTTCTCGCTGGATCGCGCCCGCGCCGAAGACAGCGCCAACGCGCAGAAAGCCCTGTTTGAAGGCATCGAAAACGTCGAGGTGGTGGATCCGCTGACTGTCAAGGTCACGCTGGCCGCACCCAACGGCAGCTTCCTGTTCAACATGGCCTGGGGCGATGCGGTGATCGTGGCGCCGGAAAGCATTGAGAACATCAAGACCAACCCCGTCGGCACCGGCGCCTTCAAGTTTGCCAACTGGGTGCAGGGCGACAAGATCGATCTGGAAAAGAACGGCGCCTATTGGGGCACACCGGCGAAACTGGACAAGGTGAGCTTCAAGTTCATCTCGGATCCGACCGCCGCCTTTGCCGCAGTGATGGCTGAGGATGTGAACGCCTTTGTCGGCTTCCCCGCGCCGGAGAACCTGCCGCAGTTCGAAGCCGATCCACGCTTCCAGGTGCTGGTGGGTTCGACCGAGGGTGAAACCATCCTGTCGACCAACAACAAGATGCCGCCCTTTTACAATGTGAAGGTCCGCAAGGCGCTGGCCCATGCCATTGACCGTCAGGCCATCATCGATGGCGCGATGTTCGGCTATGGCACCCCCATTGGCACCCATTTTGCGCCGCACAATCCCGATTACGTCGATCTGACCGGCAACAGCGCCTATGATCCGGCGATGGCCAAGGAACTGCTGGCCGAGGCGGGCTATGCGGACGGTTTCAAAACCACGCTGAAACTGCCGCCGCCCTCCTACGCCCGTCGCGGTGGGGAGATCATTGCCGCCCAGCTGCGTGCGGTGGGGATCGAGGCTGAAATCAGCAATCTGGAATGGGCGCAGTGGCTGGAACAGGTGTTCCGCGGCAAGGACTACGGCTTGACCATCGTCAGCCACACCGAGCCCTTCGACATCGGCATCTATGCCCGTCCGGACTATTATTTCCAGTATGACAACCCCAGCTTCCAGCAGCTGATCGCAGATCTGGGTGTGGAGGCCGATCCGGCCAAACGTTCGGCGCTGCTGGCGACCGCACAGGAAACCATTTCCGGCGATTATGTGAACGGCTACCTGTTCCAGCTGGCCTTCCCCACCGTGGCCAATGCCAAGGTGAAGGGCCTTTGGAAAGACGCGCCCACCCAGGCGACCGATCTGACCGGCGTTTACTGGGAGTAA
- a CDS encoding ABC transporter permease, with protein MLHYLLKRLLSLAVSLVVASLVIFLALEVVPGDPAAYMLGINAQEDTLAALREELGLNGSVAERYLSWAGGLLQGDFGTSYTYRTPVAEMIGERLWISLPLALYALTLSTLIAFPAGIWAASKRGSPVDVTVMGVTQLGVAIPNFWFAMLMVLVFAINLRWFSAGGFVGWDAGFFLAMKSLTLPAIALALPQASILARVMRSSLLDTLSEDFIRTARAKGLSKRQALWRHALRNALIPVLTIIGLQFSFLLAGAIIIENVFFLPGLGRLVFQSISARDLIVVESVVMLLVFAVIVVNFLVDLAYAIVDPRLRGRR; from the coding sequence ATGCTGCACTATCTGTTGAAACGATTGCTGTCGCTGGCGGTCAGCCTTGTGGTGGCCTCACTGGTGATCTTTCTGGCGCTTGAGGTCGTGCCGGGGGATCCGGCCGCCTATATGCTGGGCATCAACGCACAGGAAGACACACTGGCCGCCCTGCGCGAGGAGCTGGGGCTGAACGGCAGCGTGGCAGAACGCTACCTCAGCTGGGCTGGTGGCCTGCTGCAGGGCGATTTCGGCACCTCCTATACCTACCGCACCCCCGTGGCCGAGATGATCGGCGAGCGGCTGTGGATTTCCCTGCCGCTGGCGCTTTATGCGCTGACGCTTTCGACCTTGATTGCCTTCCCCGCCGGGATCTGGGCCGCGTCCAAACGCGGCTCGCCGGTGGATGTGACCGTGATGGGGGTGACGCAGCTGGGCGTGGCGATCCCGAATTTCTGGTTCGCCATGCTGATGGTGCTGGTCTTTGCCATCAACCTGCGCTGGTTCTCCGCCGGTGGTTTTGTCGGCTGGGACGCCGGGTTCTTTCTGGCGATGAAATCCCTGACCCTGCCGGCCATTGCGCTGGCGCTGCCGCAGGCCAGCATTCTGGCGCGGGTGATGCGCTCGTCGCTGCTCGACACCCTGTCCGAGGATTTCATCCGCACCGCCCGTGCCAAAGGCCTAAGCAAACGCCAGGCGCTGTGGCGACATGCGCTGCGCAATGCGCTGATCCCGGTGCTGACCATCATCGGGTTGCAGTTTTCCTTTCTGCTGGCGGGCGCGATCATCATCGAAAACGTCTTCTTCCTGCCCGGCCTTGGACGGCTGGTGTTCCAGTCGATCTCGGCCCGCGATCTGATCGTGGTGGAAAGCGTTGTGATGCTCCTGGTCTTTGCAGTGATCGTAGTGAATTTTCTGGTGGATCTGGCCTATGCCATCGTGGATCCCCGTTTACGGGGGCGGCGCTGA
- a CDS encoding ABC transporter permease — MMRNLWLGGVLTVIFAGMAVLSFLWTPYDPTVLDIANKIKAPTLAHPLGTDHFGRDILSMIMVGARTSIAVALVAVGIGMGLGVPLGLTAAARKGGLLDELIMRGNDLVFAFPSLLIAIMITAVFGASAVNAIIAIGIFNIPVFARLTRSGALSLWTRDYVMAARVAGKGATRISVEHILPNVTNLVIVQGTIQFSLGILAEAGLSYVGLGAQPPTASWGRMLADSQTMISFAPHMALFPGLAILLTVLGLNLMGDGLRDMFDPKLRRARS, encoded by the coding sequence CTGATGCGAAACCTTTGGCTGGGCGGCGTGTTGACCGTCATCTTTGCCGGCATGGCAGTGCTGAGTTTCCTCTGGACGCCCTATGATCCGACGGTGCTGGACATCGCCAACAAGATCAAAGCCCCCACGCTGGCGCACCCCTTGGGCACCGATCACTTCGGCCGCGATATCCTGAGCATGATCATGGTGGGCGCCCGCACCTCTATCGCGGTGGCGCTGGTGGCTGTGGGCATCGGCATGGGGCTGGGGGTGCCACTGGGCCTGACAGCAGCAGCGCGCAAAGGCGGGCTGCTGGATGAGCTGATCATGCGCGGCAACGATCTGGTCTTTGCCTTTCCGTCGCTGTTGATCGCCATCATGATCACCGCTGTTTTTGGCGCCTCAGCGGTCAATGCGATCATTGCAATCGGCATCTTCAACATCCCGGTCTTTGCCCGCCTGACCCGTTCCGGCGCGCTGAGCCTTTGGACCCGTGACTATGTCATGGCGGCCCGTGTGGCCGGCAAAGGCGCGACGCGGATTTCTGTTGAGCATATCCTGCCCAATGTCACCAACCTGGTGATCGTGCAGGGCACCATTCAGTTTTCACTGGGGATCCTGGCCGAGGCGGGCCTGAGCTACGTTGGCCTTGGCGCACAGCCGCCGACCGCCAGCTGGGGGCGGATGCTGGCGGACAGCCAGACGATGATTTCCTTTGCCCCGCATATGGCGCTGTTCCCCGGTCTGGCGATCCTGCTGACCGTGTTGGGGCTGAACCTGATGGGCGACGGGCTGCGCGATATGTTTGACCCCAAACTGCGGAGGGCACGGTCATGA